Proteins encoded in a region of the Hymenobacter sp. DG25B genome:
- a CDS encoding DUF262 domain-containing protein, with protein sequence MSDLNLTCTLQELLVQRNTRFRIPSYQRAYAWDQKNWTVFVEDLLEQATSVHAERKSYYLGHFLLEEEREGRVGLIDGQQRLTTAMLFCAAAISMLPRDEHPTSWYQTVRAFLKRGESPRLEVVDYDHQVFNSLLERAIRQERRVIDGRATNAQGRMVKAVEFFREWLKEQQDPQQLERLLKSLLGAQITTYAVKDPMQAAQLFELQNDRGKQLTEVEKLKSYFIYQLYLQLAPEEVPEAVNGVHKCFEHIYKCALNIKSLSEDDVLRYFHYSLYGGYNIDNVMPSIRGQVKEKRFDSSDIISFSEQLSAAFDFVVQYQAAGVRYSSISNLLMLRSYAVVYPLLLRGYFKLRGIASTDTEMWQQLNQLSGLLEKLAFRLELISSRARITDRWRLDALLNRFEGDLQELEVALRNALNEWWYWRKEEFEEYLAGLSYGHPLCTYVLWQYELSLQHRGYAVAAAAVSDVNLNELEHIAPQSENKARNAGYGRYTEVKFTEAHRNLLGNLTLITRNHNAIIGKGPFSVKLKSYDETPLAQHKEIVKTFQKVDNPRWDVAAILARQERLITWAKKRWSFSEN encoded by the coding sequence ATGTCGGATTTGAACCTCACTTGTACGCTGCAGGAACTGCTTGTTCAACGAAATACTCGCTTTCGTATTCCTAGCTATCAACGGGCGTATGCGTGGGACCAAAAGAACTGGACGGTATTCGTCGAAGATTTACTGGAGCAGGCTACAAGTGTTCACGCAGAGCGCAAAAGTTATTACCTGGGGCATTTCCTTCTGGAGGAAGAGCGCGAAGGACGAGTGGGGTTAATTGACGGCCAGCAGCGCCTTACAACGGCCATGTTGTTCTGTGCGGCCGCGATTTCCATGCTCCCACGGGATGAACATCCCACGTCCTGGTATCAAACTGTGCGGGCCTTTTTAAAAAGGGGCGAGTCCCCGCGCCTCGAAGTAGTCGATTACGACCATCAGGTCTTTAACAGCCTCTTGGAGCGGGCAATCCGGCAGGAGCGGCGCGTTATTGACGGGCGAGCGACAAACGCTCAAGGTCGCATGGTGAAGGCCGTGGAGTTCTTTCGGGAGTGGCTGAAGGAACAGCAGGACCCTCAGCAACTGGAGCGTTTACTTAAATCACTTTTAGGAGCCCAGATTACCACCTACGCGGTTAAGGACCCGATGCAGGCGGCCCAGCTTTTTGAATTACAGAATGACAGGGGAAAGCAACTGACGGAAGTCGAAAAGCTGAAATCCTATTTCATATACCAACTATACTTGCAGCTCGCGCCCGAAGAAGTGCCGGAAGCGGTGAATGGTGTACACAAGTGTTTCGAGCACATTTACAAGTGTGCCCTTAACATCAAATCCTTGTCGGAGGACGATGTGCTACGCTACTTCCACTACTCCCTTTACGGTGGCTACAACATCGACAACGTGATGCCTTCCATCCGTGGTCAAGTGAAGGAAAAGCGGTTCGATTCAAGCGACATCATAAGCTTCAGCGAGCAGCTCAGTGCCGCGTTTGATTTTGTGGTGCAGTACCAAGCAGCGGGCGTTCGGTATTCTTCCATCAGCAACTTGCTAATGCTGCGCTCTTATGCTGTAGTGTATCCTTTGCTGCTCCGAGGCTACTTCAAGTTACGTGGGATCGCTTCTACTGATACGGAGATGTGGCAGCAGCTCAACCAGCTGAGTGGGCTGTTAGAGAAGCTCGCTTTTCGCCTTGAACTCATAAGTTCACGGGCCCGCATAACAGACCGCTGGCGGCTTGATGCGCTTCTCAACAGGTTTGAAGGCGACCTCCAGGAACTGGAGGTCGCGCTAAGGAATGCTTTAAATGAGTGGTGGTACTGGCGTAAAGAAGAGTTTGAAGAGTATCTGGCCGGCTTGTCCTATGGTCATCCACTATGTACCTACGTGCTATGGCAGTATGAGCTGAGCCTGCAGCATCGGGGCTATGCCGTTGCTGCTGCCGCCGTATCCGACGTGAACCTAAATGAACTGGAGCACATTGCTCCCCAGAGCGAGAATAAGGCAAGGAATGCGGGGTATGGTCGCTATACCGAAGTTAAATTCACCGAAGCTCATCGTAACTTATTGGGGAATCTGACACTGATTACCCGTAATCACAACGCCATTATTGGCAAAGGACCGTTCTCAGTCAAGTTGAAATCCTACGACGAAACACCACTTGCGCAACACAAAGAAATTGTAAAGACTTTCCAAAAGGTTGATAACCCTCGATGGGACGTAGCGGCCATTCTGGCTCGGCAGGAGCGCCTGATTACCTGGGCTAAAAAGCGGTGGAGCTTCAGTGAAAATTAA
- a CDS encoding FlxA-like family protein → MPDTLFNAFATCPLTGLSIKGSAVFSPYRGNNKLVLYEFAPIGRAIFDFNFLIGLYHSTVAGNHAPSSKLAGLCREASEKGQEPFHITSKAFHDAQDTSESLQEKRDHLLQVLYDVDVPAYKTRDITIHNDFPLAFAKDEVEFHLILEEGIRRGLLEYDKPNDTLNEWPYGRRTHYFGVHLTEAGEKAAANRIRPLQITTSVMTHEDIIRRQAQVAFDQVNAKRYPFNTPDGLSETRRILIDGTHKFHEKSDKKLYLQEVLHLLDTELIAHKLKCSFKGKSEACPIDLGMQETIYFIQQEEKRLDKVEAAFPFQANQVFNFGDNSTNAVSTGANSVQTTNTGQGAQLNVASGDSVKQVISGTQIQQLKDLVKQLREVLSAETFATQREDINDQLQVVDAQLQRSEPKKGILLRSFDALHELTKESVGSIGGHAAFEIFKQLAEQLSSAG, encoded by the coding sequence ATGCCTGACACCTTATTCAATGCTTTTGCCACGTGTCCCCTAACGGGTCTTTCCATAAAAGGCAGTGCAGTTTTCTCGCCGTACAGAGGTAACAACAAGTTGGTGCTGTATGAATTTGCACCCATCGGGAGGGCCATCTTCGATTTTAATTTTTTAATAGGGCTGTATCACAGTACCGTAGCCGGCAACCATGCCCCCAGCAGCAAGTTGGCTGGGCTTTGCCGGGAGGCATCAGAGAAAGGACAAGAGCCATTTCACATCACCAGCAAGGCCTTCCACGACGCCCAAGACACTTCGGAGTCACTGCAGGAAAAGCGGGACCACTTATTACAGGTGCTGTATGATGTGGATGTGCCGGCTTACAAAACACGCGACATCACTATCCACAATGACTTTCCTTTAGCATTTGCCAAAGATGAGGTGGAGTTTCACCTTATTCTGGAGGAAGGCATACGGCGCGGCCTCTTGGAGTACGACAAGCCAAACGATACGCTCAACGAATGGCCTTACGGTCGGCGTACTCACTATTTCGGTGTACATCTAACCGAGGCTGGAGAGAAAGCGGCAGCTAACAGGATACGTCCACTTCAGATAACTACTTCCGTAATGACACACGAAGATATTATTCGTCGGCAGGCACAGGTTGCTTTTGACCAAGTGAATGCAAAACGTTACCCATTCAATACACCGGATGGCTTAAGTGAAACACGCCGTATCCTGATTGATGGCACCCACAAATTTCATGAAAAGAGTGATAAAAAGCTCTATCTCCAAGAAGTCCTTCATCTGCTGGATACAGAACTGATAGCTCACAAGCTCAAATGCTCTTTCAAGGGGAAAAGCGAAGCTTGCCCAATTGATCTGGGTATGCAGGAGACGATCTACTTCATCCAGCAGGAAGAAAAAAGGCTGGATAAAGTAGAAGCGGCTTTTCCCTTTCAGGCGAATCAGGTTTTCAATTTCGGCGATAACAGCACCAACGCAGTTTCTACGGGTGCTAATTCTGTGCAAACTACGAATACCGGGCAGGGGGCTCAGTTGAATGTAGCCAGTGGAGATTCAGTAAAGCAGGTCATTTCGGGTACGCAGATTCAGCAGCTTAAAGACCTGGTTAAGCAACTCCGTGAGGTACTGAGCGCTGAAACTTTTGCGACGCAAAGAGAGGATATTAATGATCAACTGCAGGTAGTCGACGCGCAGCTACAACGCAGTGAACCCAAGAAGGGGATTTTATTGCGCTCCTTCGACGCGTTACACGAGTTGACCAAGGAAAGTGTTGGGAGCATAGGTGGGCACGCGGCCTTTGAAATTTTCAAGCAACTAGCTGAGCAGCTCAGTTCAGCAGGCTGA
- a CDS encoding DUF3592 domain-containing protein produces the protein MMQLYLTISISIGIVLSYGWYLKGKKVVFVQRYRLQRQGLRTEGRRVALTPERGVDDDTVYAACFTYSCAGKPYSFTSQLRFSSLEEAPRLVCLVYDPLDPTRVEIDSFWALYGALLIEFILATAGAGTILIMLFTGELFALLSA, from the coding sequence ATGATGCAACTTTATCTTACGATTAGTATCAGCATAGGAATTGTTCTAAGCTATGGGTGGTATTTAAAGGGGAAGAAGGTGGTGTTTGTGCAGCGTTATAGATTGCAGCGGCAGGGCCTGCGGACGGAAGGGAGACGAGTGGCGCTTACGCCGGAGCGCGGCGTGGATGATGATACCGTCTATGCCGCCTGTTTCACCTATAGCTGCGCAGGGAAGCCGTATTCATTTACCTCTCAACTCCGATTTTCTTCGCTAGAGGAAGCGCCTCGGTTGGTGTGCTTAGTTTATGATCCACTCGACCCAACCCGAGTAGAGATTGATTCATTCTGGGCATTATATGGTGCCCTGCTGATCGAGTTTATCTTGGCTACTGCTGGTGCTGGCACTATCCTAATAATGCTCTTCACGGGGGAGCTTTTTGCGTTATTGAGCGCTTAG
- a CDS encoding outer membrane beta-barrel protein produces MRYLFILFCVVGSMSSSYGQTTVSVGPRIGLNAATGNFDMGRPYHTTFVWGGEAGAMVQVSRQHWAVQVATLYAQKGFRVDDEHEYDPNVGGVYMRTRETYRLNYVTLPLQLAYTLHADGQGFQGFLGGYVGFLLNGQLTYDDIYRRPSYEPVYYKGKADIKPGQELEMKGDVISKGTDAGVQAGIGYRYQQLLTQISYSHGLVNLGTKYPNQPSNLYTPEYSNRVIQVSFTYLFAPLSGRPK; encoded by the coding sequence ATGCGTTATCTTTTTATACTATTTTGTGTTGTTGGTAGTATGTCAAGCTCCTATGGGCAAACGACTGTCTCCGTAGGGCCCCGTATCGGGCTGAATGCGGCTACTGGGAATTTTGACATGGGCCGCCCTTATCACACCACTTTTGTATGGGGTGGAGAAGCAGGGGCGATGGTACAGGTATCCCGCCAGCATTGGGCGGTGCAGGTGGCCACACTCTACGCCCAAAAGGGATTTCGGGTGGATGATGAACATGAATATGACCCCAACGTGGGTGGGGTGTACATGCGGACCAGGGAAACTTACCGCCTGAACTATGTGACGCTGCCCCTGCAACTGGCCTATACGCTGCACGCGGACGGGCAAGGGTTTCAAGGCTTTCTGGGCGGCTATGTCGGCTTTCTGCTGAACGGGCAGCTGACGTATGATGATATCTATCGGCGTCCCTCATATGAGCCGGTGTACTATAAAGGGAAGGCGGATATTAAACCTGGCCAGGAATTAGAGATGAAAGGAGACGTTATTTCGAAAGGCACAGATGCGGGTGTGCAGGCCGGTATCGGGTATCGCTATCAGCAGTTACTGACCCAAATAAGCTATAGCCATGGATTAGTCAATTTGGGGACTAAGTATCCTAATCAGCCCAGTAATTTATACACGCCTGAGTATTCAAATCGCGTCATTCAGGTCTCCTTCACCTATCTTTTTGCGCCTCTCTCGGGTCGCCCGAAATAA
- a CDS encoding DUF2971 domain-containing protein: protein MSELHLSPKDPKHLIQAYHAAIEEGIAAETAAKVLGMAAYFRRERDSRPHKKMNSAKLAAHGVLYKYRDANNRHHLDILRSQQIWLADPATFNDPFDSRLLVRFDLMPDTERIQWLNKMMKAHHPLAGDFLIRSLVEKAEKALLDSATHDAASRLWVRNFVSKMKVFCVCPEKDNILLWSHYAYNHTGFAIGFDPIKLENLIKQNQGFTTGYVAYRDRYPTLQMPLNSSAQVLKEDLIASLLNVKSRHWAYEKEIRMVTFDGPSSISFTPDLVTEIVLGCQVGENSGAERELLRIAAEQYPDTAVYRAQMSRDSFTLEFNRVR from the coding sequence ATGTCAGAATTGCACTTGTCTCCGAAAGACCCAAAACATCTCATTCAAGCTTATCACGCCGCCATTGAAGAAGGTATAGCCGCCGAAACGGCAGCAAAAGTGCTGGGCATGGCGGCTTACTTTCGCCGGGAGCGGGATAGTAGACCACATAAAAAAATGAATTCCGCCAAACTGGCGGCACATGGGGTTCTATACAAGTACCGTGATGCTAACAACAGGCATCATCTGGATATTCTAAGAAGTCAACAGATATGGTTGGCAGATCCGGCCACTTTTAATGACCCGTTTGATTCTCGCCTCTTGGTACGATTTGATTTGATGCCGGATACGGAACGAATCCAATGGCTCAACAAGATGATGAAAGCTCATCATCCCTTAGCTGGGGATTTTCTTATCAGATCCTTAGTCGAAAAGGCGGAGAAAGCTTTACTAGACTCAGCTACGCATGATGCAGCATCAAGGCTATGGGTCAGAAACTTCGTCTCCAAGATGAAGGTATTCTGCGTGTGTCCAGAAAAGGACAATATTTTGCTGTGGTCTCATTACGCCTATAACCATACTGGATTTGCTATAGGATTCGACCCGATCAAGTTAGAGAATCTCATTAAGCAAAATCAGGGCTTCACTACAGGTTATGTGGCGTATAGAGACCGCTACCCGACTTTACAAATGCCGCTAAATAGTAGCGCCCAAGTATTAAAGGAGGATTTGATAGCTAGCTTGCTGAATGTAAAGTCTCGACACTGGGCGTACGAAAAGGAAATACGGATGGTGACTTTTGACGGTCCATCCAGTATAAGCTTCACTCCCGACCTCGTTACAGAAATAGTGTTGGGCTGCCAGGTAGGGGAAAATTCTGGGGCCGAACGGGAGCTACTCCGAATTGCCGCTGAGCAGTACCCAGACACGGCGGTGTACCGTGCTCAAATGAGTCGGGACTCTTTTACCCTAGAATTCAATAGAGTGAGATAA
- a CDS encoding LexA family protein has product MRNVQLIPVFDAPTPFWLPLFSCRVPAGFPSPAADYAEELFDLNRLLLRHPDATYLVRVSGDSMQGAEIHEGDLLAVDKQLEADHNHIVVAVVEGECTVKRLVCEQGQWWLRPENPAYAPYPIAEPDAVRIWGGVTHLLHELAPAGRYAHAAQPTHNGVSHLSGWSLHDCAFTGSETGVRP; this is encoded by the coding sequence ATGCGCAACGTCCAGCTGATCCCCGTTTTTGATGCCCCCACGCCATTTTGGCTGCCGCTGTTCAGCTGCCGGGTGCCGGCGGGTTTCCCCTCCCCCGCCGCCGACTACGCCGAGGAGCTCTTTGACCTGAATCGCCTGCTGCTGCGCCACCCCGACGCCACCTACCTGGTGCGCGTAAGCGGGGACAGCATGCAGGGGGCCGAGATCCACGAGGGCGACTTGCTGGCTGTCGACAAGCAGCTGGAGGCGGACCACAACCACATCGTGGTGGCCGTGGTGGAAGGCGAGTGCACCGTCAAGCGCCTGGTCTGCGAGCAGGGCCAGTGGTGGCTGCGCCCGGAGAACCCGGCCTATGCCCCCTACCCCATTGCCGAGCCCGATGCCGTGCGTATTTGGGGCGGCGTGACCCACCTGCTACACGAGCTGGCACCGGCAGGCCGATACGCTCACGCTGCACAACCGACGCACAACGGTGTATCCCACCTTAGCGGATGGTCGCTACACGATTGCGCCTTCACCGGATCCGAAACAGGTGTCCGTCCTTGA
- a CDS encoding class I SAM-dependent methyltransferase, producing MERTMQLYWEAVNEVMTLEERIRDCSIPLRDYEDEFIEGPLLDIGCGQNPYLIDLLKSKRTIYGIDNDSYQLEQLQVHANRYTNNNCENLITQNLTLLENPLPSEVFSVVLLSNILHFFTLEDCRKIIAEIVQRTTEGSLVYLKVHSSQHYTNAPDEEDNNTYFKHYFTQDEVDGLFDKRLFTRIYAATIHHKLSKKSMSIIDRWLDKCIDFWGMTDPQEIQDFKEENVSRGDESALVCIYRREQTSPL from the coding sequence ATGGAAAGAACGATGCAGCTGTATTGGGAAGCAGTGAATGAGGTGATGACTCTTGAGGAGAGAATCCGGGATTGCTCCATCCCCTTGCGTGATTATGAAGATGAATTTATTGAGGGTCCCCTGCTAGATATTGGGTGCGGACAGAATCCCTATCTAATTGATTTGTTGAAGTCGAAAAGAACCATCTATGGAATTGATAATGACTCGTATCAATTGGAGCAATTACAGGTTCATGCCAATCGGTACACGAATAATAATTGCGAAAATCTGATTACCCAGAACTTGACGTTGCTGGAAAATCCGTTGCCCTCAGAAGTGTTTTCAGTGGTACTACTTTCCAATATCCTTCACTTTTTTACCCTGGAGGATTGCCGCAAAATCATAGCTGAAATTGTGCAAAGGACAACGGAAGGCTCCTTGGTATACCTGAAAGTGCATTCATCGCAACACTATACTAATGCCCCGGACGAGGAGGATAACAACACGTATTTCAAGCACTATTTTACCCAGGACGAGGTAGATGGCTTGTTTGACAAACGCCTCTTTACTAGAATCTATGCGGCCACTATCCACCACAAGCTTTCGAAGAAGTCGATGTCCATCATTGACAGATGGCTGGATAAATGCATTGACTTCTGGGGAATGACTGATCCGCAGGAAATTCAAGATTTCAAGGAAGAAAACGTAAGCCGAGGGGATGAATCCGCGTTGGTTTGCATCTACCGGCGTGAGCAAACCTCCCCTCTATAG
- a CDS encoding ankyrin repeat domain-containing protein, producing MSLASADLFQAIRLHAPLQDLVIPNINVRNENGQSLLQEAIAARNESAARLLLRQQLDVNSQDDQGATALHYVALYQTPALGQRILQQGGNLALLDQHGNSPLWTAVFNARGQYDVVDLFLQYQADPQSVNRYGKTPADFATQIQDPYLMRVLQPRA from the coding sequence ATGTCGCTCGCCTCTGCTGACCTCTTTCAAGCTATCCGGTTGCATGCCCCCCTGCAGGACCTGGTGATCCCCAATATCAACGTCCGGAATGAGAACGGCCAAAGCTTGTTACAGGAAGCGATTGCCGCTCGAAACGAATCGGCTGCCCGCCTCCTGTTGCGCCAGCAGCTAGACGTGAACAGCCAGGATGACCAGGGGGCAACGGCTCTACATTATGTGGCCCTCTATCAAACGCCAGCCCTGGGGCAACGCATCTTGCAACAAGGCGGTAATCTGGCCCTGCTCGATCAGCATGGCAACTCCCCCTTATGGACCGCCGTGTTCAATGCCCGAGGACAGTATGACGTCGTCGACCTGTTTTTGCAGTATCAGGCGGATCCCCAGTCGGTCAACCGCTACGGGAAAACCCCGGCAGATTTTGCGACCCAAATCCAGGACCCGTATTTAATGCGCGTCTTACAGCCGCGCGCCTGA
- a CDS encoding alpha-2-macroglobulin family protein: protein MMPDTKQLSEVVVTGFGFESVRRDFSGQVAGIQVGGAEVRIRGTASLTTTPKRAPPRTIPEVPLLASGDKQYALRRHFSDYAWWRPALFTDSQGKASTEVILPDDVTGWNTFVLASDDHGRTGRATGSLRSCKAVLGELMVPRFLVQGDQVQVLGKALNYLPDTSRITTTFQVNGAVAQTNRHELVTAIIDTLRVTAPAAGDSLQLTYRLQQESGYQDGEVRRLAVLPRGTRERVGTFAVLTARDTTLQLPVNPRLGPVTVRLESDPLPELEEEIRHLQRYPYLCNEQAASKLKGLLVEQRIRQFRHQPFTGQRAVHQLIRTLLAGRREGQVLWGTWAASPASPWVSLHVVEALLEAEQLGYRVALDRPALEKQLLGQHDQEFTASRTSQPSAHLFQPAADRIRLLQLLQRLGTALDYATYLKRIEQSYRGQLPLDVYLATVTLRQALHLPYQLDTLRRFRRTTLQGGVFYEDSVQGSAYYQQQLPARIGNTLLAYAAMRQQGGQERELLRLRTFLLQQRPSGHWGSTYESARILETITPDLLAEGAGAVAATVRLRGPCPGR from the coding sequence ATGATGCCGGATACCAAGCAGCTGTCGGAGGTGGTGGTCACCGGTTTCGGCTTCGAGAGCGTCCGGCGGGATTTTAGCGGCCAGGTGGCGGGCATTCAGGTGGGGGGCGCCGAGGTGCGTATCCGGGGTACGGCTTCCCTGACAACAACCCCAAAGAGGGCGCCCCCGCGGACTATCCCGGAAGTACCCTTGCTGGCCAGCGGGGATAAACAATATGCGTTGCGGCGGCACTTTTCGGATTATGCCTGGTGGCGGCCCGCCCTGTTTACCGACAGTCAGGGGAAGGCCAGCACGGAAGTCATCCTACCGGACGACGTCACGGGCTGGAACACGTTTGTGCTGGCCTCCGACGATCACGGCCGCACGGGCCGTGCGACGGGCAGCCTGCGCTCGTGTAAGGCCGTGCTCGGCGAGCTCATGGTCCCGCGCTTTCTGGTGCAGGGCGACCAGGTGCAGGTGCTGGGCAAGGCGCTCAACTACCTGCCGGATACCAGCCGGATTACCACCACCTTTCAGGTGAATGGCGCCGTGGCTCAAACCAACCGGCACGAGCTGGTGACCGCTATCATTGATACGCTACGCGTGACGGCCCCCGCGGCGGGTGACTCGCTGCAGCTAACCTACCGCCTGCAGCAGGAAAGCGGCTACCAGGATGGGGAAGTGCGCCGCCTGGCGGTGCTGCCCCGCGGCACCCGGGAGCGAGTGGGCACCTTTGCCGTGCTTACCGCCCGGGACACCACACTACAGCTGCCGGTGAATCCTCGACTAGGGCCCGTCACGGTTCGCCTGGAAAGTGACCCGCTGCCCGAACTGGAGGAAGAAATCCGCCATCTGCAGCGCTATCCCTACCTGTGCAACGAGCAGGCCGCCTCCAAGCTCAAAGGCCTGCTGGTCGAGCAGCGCATCCGGCAATTCCGCCACCAGCCCTTCACGGGGCAGCGCGCGGTCCATCAGCTGATCCGCACGCTGCTGGCCGGCCGGCGGGAAGGACAAGTCTTGTGGGGCACCTGGGCGGCTTCGCCGGCCAGCCCCTGGGTGAGTTTGCACGTGGTGGAAGCGCTGCTGGAAGCTGAGCAGCTGGGGTATCGCGTGGCCCTGGACCGGCCGGCCCTGGAAAAACAGCTGCTAGGCCAGCACGATCAGGAATTTACGGCCTCGCGAACGAGCCAGCCGAGCGCGCATTTATTCCAGCCCGCGGCGGACCGAATCCGTCTGCTGCAGCTGCTGCAACGCTTGGGCACTGCGCTGGACTATGCGACGTACTTGAAACGCATCGAGCAGTCTTATCGGGGTCAGCTGCCCCTGGATGTGTACCTGGCCACCGTCACTCTGCGGCAGGCGCTGCACCTACCCTATCAGCTCGACACGCTACGCCGCTTTCGCCGCACCACGCTGCAGGGTGGCGTGTTCTATGAGGACAGCGTGCAGGGCAGCGCCTACTATCAGCAGCAGCTGCCCGCGCGCATTGGCAACACGCTGCTGGCCTATGCTGCTATGCGCCAGCAGGGAGGACAGGAAAGGGAGCTGCTGCGCCTGCGCACTTTCCTGCTGCAGCAGCGCCCGAGCGGGCACTGGGGCAGCACGTATGAGAGCGCGCGCATTCTGGAAACGATTACGCCGGATCTGCTGGCCGAGGGCGCCGGCGCGGTCGCGGCCACCGTCCGCCTGCGGGGGCCCTGTCCCGGGAGGTAA
- a CDS encoding helix-turn-helix domain-containing protein, with translation MDIVLHESETTAVDFKSTAYKPATNPEFIKDVLAMANAQVTGDRYLIVGVKHNPDNSRQILGVPPEDQMDDASYHKAILDNIEPEIPFTYSYIEVEGKQVGVFRIHSVTDPPYMMRKDSAMLKIGHSVIRKGTTTLNLRRADIDRMFAQRQAADPFAGKIDILLAVDGKRKTTVHTCSEATLPSEVARQKITHILEEKRKTLRRQQMAEELLKQQASDNWSTHPLQKALDKMQWPKGLDVASISLIGSAGPRKYEDRSIEELEKNLQNVESDYREADQYARYEELAHKINFIVLNHSEQYVEDCSLTITLQHGAGVDIATKIIQEPQAPSAFGYTMPRPMPMGYPFVEQQAEQYLIRDSMKSLKHGVENRAFQEPLRVFVPLQASGRQLRFHLTLTAKNLRKPVVKEVILTIL, from the coding sequence TTGGATATTGTCCTGCACGAGTCAGAGACTACGGCTGTTGATTTCAAGTCAACAGCCTATAAGCCGGCTACTAATCCGGAGTTTATCAAGGATGTATTGGCGATGGCCAACGCCCAGGTAACAGGCGACAGATATCTGATTGTAGGCGTCAAGCACAACCCAGATAACTCGCGGCAAATACTCGGCGTGCCACCGGAAGATCAGATGGATGATGCCAGTTATCATAAGGCCATTCTGGATAACATTGAGCCGGAAATACCCTTCACCTATTCCTATATAGAGGTGGAAGGCAAGCAGGTGGGTGTATTCCGGATTCACAGCGTAACTGATCCGCCATATATGATGCGGAAGGATTCAGCTATGCTTAAAATAGGGCATTCTGTAATCCGGAAAGGCACTACAACCCTCAACCTGAGGCGGGCCGATATTGACCGCATGTTTGCTCAGCGGCAGGCAGCTGATCCGTTCGCGGGAAAGATCGACATACTGTTAGCAGTCGATGGGAAGCGGAAAACTACCGTGCATACTTGCTCAGAGGCCACATTGCCTTCCGAGGTGGCCCGTCAGAAGATAACCCATATTCTGGAGGAAAAGCGGAAAACACTGAGGCGCCAGCAAATGGCAGAGGAGTTGCTAAAGCAGCAAGCATCTGACAATTGGAGTACGCATCCCTTGCAGAAAGCCCTCGATAAAATGCAGTGGCCCAAAGGGCTCGACGTAGCCAGCATAAGCCTAATCGGGTCTGCAGGACCGCGCAAGTACGAGGACCGCAGTATCGAGGAGCTGGAAAAGAACCTGCAGAATGTCGAAAGTGACTACCGGGAAGCTGACCAGTATGCTAGGTATGAGGAGCTGGCCCACAAGATCAATTTCATTGTGCTGAATCACAGCGAGCAGTACGTAGAAGATTGTTCGCTAACGATTACGCTTCAGCATGGTGCCGGCGTGGACATTGCCACGAAAATCATCCAGGAGCCGCAAGCACCGTCCGCCTTTGGTTACACCATGCCGCGCCCTATGCCAATGGGGTATCCTTTCGTGGAGCAGCAAGCGGAGCAGTATCTGATCCGAGATAGTATGAAAAGCCTGAAGCACGGGGTCGAAAACCGGGCTTTTCAGGAGCCGTTACGGGTTTTTGTTCCCCTGCAGGCCTCCGGCCGACAGCTGCGTTTCCACTTGACCCTGACCGCTAAAAACCTGCGTAAGCCCGTAGTGAAGGAGGTAATTCTTACCATTCTATGA
- a CDS encoding DUF3592 domain-containing protein, whose translation MSLASLCVSGYEMRKAFHYRHLRQHGLLATATVLTARPVSVLHNYGIRLDVHYRDSKNRPYQACLVAPDAEDRFTEYQAGDQVFLRYHQQRPALCELEEVLDTPWWRGPLVPAILLGGAGCYFLWEAISSFLK comes from the coding sequence ATGTCACTGGCCTCCCTGTGCGTGAGTGGGTATGAGATGCGAAAGGCATTCCACTATCGGCACCTGCGCCAGCACGGCCTTTTAGCTACCGCGACGGTACTGACGGCTCGGCCCGTTTCTGTGCTGCACAATTATGGTATTCGGCTTGATGTCCACTACCGAGATAGTAAGAACAGGCCGTATCAGGCTTGCTTGGTTGCCCCAGACGCCGAGGACCGCTTTACCGAGTACCAAGCCGGTGATCAGGTGTTCCTGCGCTACCACCAGCAACGGCCGGCCCTGTGTGAACTGGAAGAAGTGCTCGATACGCCTTGGTGGAGAGGCCCCCTGGTCCCGGCCATTCTGCTAGGGGGCGCTGGCTGTTATTTCCTTTGGGAAGCAATTTCTTCCTTCTTGAAATAG